In Pseudomonas sp. p1(2021b), the genomic window GCGAAGCGGTCCAGGTGTCCAACGACAGCCCGGTACTGCTCGACCACTTCCTCAACTGCGCCATCGAGATGGACGTGGATGCGGTCTGCGACGGTACCGACGTGGTGATCGGCGCGATCATGCAGCACATCGAGCAGGCCGGCGTGCACTCCGGTGACTCCGCGTGCTCGCTGCCGCCGTACTCGCTGCCGGCCAACGTCCAGGACGAAGTCCGCGAGCAGGTCCGCAAGATGGCCCTGGAGCTGGGCGTGGTCGGCCTGATGAACGTGCAGCTGGCCCTGCAGGGTGACAAGATCTATGTGATCGAAGTCAACCCGCGCGCCTCGCGTACCGTGCCGTTCGTCTCCAAGTGCATCGGCACCTCTCTGGCGATGATCGCGGCCCGTGTCATGGCCGGCAAGTCGTTGAAGGAGCTGGGCTTCACCAAGGAAATCATCCCGAACTTCTACAGCGTCAAGGAAGCCGTCTTCCCGTTCGCCAAGTTCCCGGGTGTTGACCCGATCCTCGGCCCTGAGATGAAATCCACCGGTGAAGTCATGGGCGTCGGCGACAGCTTCGGTGAAGCCTTCGCCAAGGCCCAGATGGGCGCCAGCGAAATCCTGCCTTGCAGCGGTACCGCGTTCATCAGCGTGCGCGACGACGACAAGCCACAAGTGGCCGGTGTCGCCCGCGACCTGATCGCCCTGGGCTTCGAAGTGGTCGCTACCGCGGGCACCGCCAAGGTCATCGAGGCGGCAGGCCTGAAGGTGCGCCGCGTGAACAAGGTGACCGAAGGTCGCCCGCACGTGGTCGACATGATCAAGAACGACGAAGTGTCGCTGATCATCAACACCACCGAAGGCCGCCAGTCGATCGCCGATTCCTACTCGATTCGTCGCAATGCGCTGCAGCACAAGATTTACTGCACCACGACCATTGCGGCAGGTGAAGCCATCTGTGAAGCGCTGAAATTCGGTCCCGAGAAGACCGTTCGTCGCTTGCAGGATCTGCACGCAGGATTGAACGCATGAGCATTACCAAGTACCCGATGACCGTCCAGGGCGCTCGCGCCCTGGAAGAGGAGCTGCTCTTCTTGAGCAAGACCGAGCGCCCGCGCCTGAGCCAGGCGATTGGCGAGGCGCGTGAGCTGGGTGACCTGAAGGAAAACGCCGAATACCATGCCGCCCGCGAGGAGCAGGGCATGGTCGAGGCGCGTATCCGTGACATCGAGGGTCGCCTGCAGAACTCGGTGGTGATCGATGTCACCACCATTGCGCACACCGGCAAGGTGATCTTCGGGACCACCGTGGACCTTGAGAATACCGAGACCGGCGATCAGGTGACCTACCAGATCGTGGGTGAGGACGAGGCGGACGTAAAGAAAGGCAAGCTCTCGAACAGTGCGCCGATCGCCCGGGCCATCATCGGCAAGGAAGAAGGTGACACCGTTGTCGTCAAGACACCAAACGGCACGGTCGAGTACGAGATTGTCGAAGTCAAGCACATCTGACCGGCATCCGCGGGCGCCATCCCTCGAAGGGATCCTCTGGCAGCTGGCCCAGGTCTTCTGGGTCGGCGGCCTATGGGTATTTCATGTAGGCTTGGTGCCGGCGCTCAAGGTGACCGGCCTTGCGCCATTGCTCGTGCAGGACGTGGCTGCGCAGATCGACCGCTGGTTGATCGGCGTCGCGTTGCTCGGCCTGATGACCCAGCTGGCGGTATTGGCGAGGGTGGATGGCCTTTCAGCCTGGTGGCGACAGTTCCGCGGCCAGATGCTATTGCTCGGCTTCGGTGCCTGCATCGGCTACTACACGCTGCGCTACGGGATCTCCGTGGGCGAGCGGTGGCAAATGTTCTGTTTCCTGGTGCTGGGCTTTTCCGGCATCGTGTTGGTGGCTCAACCGGTCCCGGTCAGGCCGCGCCGGTGAATGGCGTGGCATTGCGGGGCCGCTTTGCGGCCCTTTCGCGGCACAAGGCTGCTCCTGCAGGAATTGCATTGCGCCAAAGGTCGGTGCGCCCCCTGTAGGAGCGGCCTTGTGCCGCGATGGGCTGCGCAGCAGCCCTTTGCCTTACTTGTAGCGGTGGATATTGGACAACTGCTTGTTCGGCTGCGGGTTCTTGCGGTAGATCAGCGCCTTCTTGCCGATGGTCTGCACCAGCTCGGCACGGCCGGCCTTGCACAGTTCTGCAATGGCGGCGGCACGCTCTTCGCGGTCTTCCGAGCGGATCTCGACCTTGATCAGTTCGTGATCGGTCAGGGCGCGCTCCAGTTCGGCGACCACGCCTTCGTTCAAACCATTGCCCGCGACGATCAGGACCGGCTTCAGGTCGTGACCAATCGATTTGTATTGTTTCTTCTGCTCGTTATTGAGCGGCATAATCTGACCCTTTTCGTCTGATTCTGTAAAATTGGTGGCCATTTTACCCGAGGGCCACTGGCTCCGCCCAGTCAATCACGACGCATATCATCGAGGTGCCCTGTGGCGCAACGTTCCAAGAGCAGCCATAACTGGCTGAGAGAGCATTTCAACGATCCTTTCGTCAAGCAGGCGCAAAAGGATGGCTACCGCTCGCGCGCGAGCTACAAACTGCTGGAGATCCAGGAAAAGGACAAATTGATCCGCCCTGGCATGAGCGTGATCGACCTGGGCGCGGCCCCGGGAGGCTGGTCACAGGTGACCAGTCGTCTGATCGGCGGGCAAGGGCGTCTGATCGCTTCGGACATCCTGGAAATGGACTCGATCCCCGACGTTACCTTCATCCAGGGCGATTTTACCCAGGATGAAGTGCTCCAGCGCATCCTCGAGGCGGTGGGTGATTCGCACGTGGACCTTGTGATTTCCGACATGGCCCCCAATATGAGTGGTACGCCCGCCGTGGACATGCCACGCGCCATGTTCCTCTGTGAGCTGGCCCTGGATCTCGCGACCCGCGTATTGCGCCCTGGTGGGGACTTCCTGATCAAGATCTTCCAGGGTGAGGGTTTCGACC contains:
- the yhbY gene encoding ribosome assembly RNA-binding protein YhbY, whose product is MPLNNEQKKQYKSIGHDLKPVLIVAGNGLNEGVVAELERALTDHELIKVEIRSEDREERAAAIAELCKAGRAELVQTIGKKALIYRKNPQPNKQLSNIHRYK
- a CDS encoding MFS transporter, with the protein product MSKSSTSDRHPRAPSLEGILWQLAQVFWVGGLWVFHVGLVPALKVTGLAPLLVQDVAAQIDRWLIGVALLGLMTQLAVLARVDGLSAWWRQFRGQMLLLGFGACIGYYTLRYGISVGERWQMFCFLVLGFSGIVLVAQPVPVRPRR
- the rlmE gene encoding 23S rRNA (uridine(2552)-2'-O)-methyltransferase RlmE, whose amino-acid sequence is MAQRSKSSHNWLREHFNDPFVKQAQKDGYRSRASYKLLEIQEKDKLIRPGMSVIDLGAAPGGWSQVTSRLIGGQGRLIASDILEMDSIPDVTFIQGDFTQDEVLQRILEAVGDSHVDLVISDMAPNMSGTPAVDMPRAMFLCELALDLATRVLRPGGDFLIKIFQGEGFDQYLKDVRSKFDKVQMRKPSSSRDRSREQYLLGRGFKGA
- the greA gene encoding transcription elongation factor GreA, which codes for MSITKYPMTVQGARALEEELLFLSKTERPRLSQAIGEARELGDLKENAEYHAAREEQGMVEARIRDIEGRLQNSVVIDVTTIAHTGKVIFGTTVDLENTETGDQVTYQIVGEDEADVKKGKLSNSAPIARAIIGKEEGDTVVVKTPNGTVEYEIVEVKHI